A window of Apodemus sylvaticus chromosome 9, mApoSyl1.1, whole genome shotgun sequence contains these coding sequences:
- the Ptcra gene encoding pre T-cell antigen receptor alpha — translation MARKWLLLLLGLRCQALPAGIAGTPFPSLAPPITLLVDGRPHVLVVCLVLNAAPPGLDSPVWFSAGNGSALDAFTYGPSLASDGTWTSLAQLSLPSEELETWEPLVCHTRPGAGGQDQSTHPLQLSVEASTARTCFPEPLMGTQRQVLRLSLLRLLLFKLLLLNVLLTCSRLWAPAYKHLHPPPSPESLPPTH, via the exons ATGGCTAGGAAatggctgctgcttctcctggGCCTCAGGTGTCAGGCTCTACCTGCTG GCATCGCCGGcaccccctttccttctctggctCCGCCCATCACACTGCTGGTGGACGGAAGGCCGCATGTGCTGGTGGTTTGCCTGGTGCTCAATGCAGCACCCCCTGGTCTTGACAGCCCTGTCTGGTTCTCAGCTGGCAATGGCAGTGCACTAGACGCCTTCACCTACGGGCCCTCTCTGGCATCGGACGGCACCTGGACTAGCTTGGCCCAGCTTTCCTTGCCCTCTGAagagctggagacctgggaacCCTTGGTCTGTCACACCAGGCCTGGGGCTGGCGGCCAGGACCAGAGCACACACCCCCTCCAGCTGTCAG TGGAAGCTTCCACAGCCAGGACTTGCTTTCCGGAGCCTCTCATGG GAACACAGCGTCAGGTACTGCGGCTGAGCCTACTGCGCCTGCTCCTCTTCAAACTGCTTCTGCTGAATGTGCTCCTGACCTGCAGCCGCCTCTGGGCGCCAGCGTATAAGCACCTGCACCCACCACCCTCACCTGAATCCCTGCCTCCCACCCACTGA
- the Cnpy3 gene encoding protein canopy homolog 3 isoform X1 yields MESMSELAPRCLLLPLLLLPLLLLPAPKLGPSPAGAEETDWVRLPSKCEVCKYVAVELKSAFEETGKTKEVIGTGYGILDRKASGVKYTKSDLRLIEVTETICKRLLDYSLHKERTGSNRFAKGMSETFETLHNLVHKGVKVVMDIPYELWNETSAEVADLKKQCDVLVEEFEEVIEDWYRNHQEEDLTEFLCANHVLKGKDTSCLAERWSGKKGDIASLGGKKSKKKRSRVKGGGGGGSKQRKELGSLEEDASPEEDEGVQKASPLPHSPPDEL; encoded by the exons ATGGAGTCCATGTCTGAGCTCGCGCCCCGCTGCCTCCTGCTTcccttgctgctgctgccgctgctgctcctTCCTGCCCCGAAGCTGGGCCCGAGCCCCGCCGGGGCGGAGGAGACCGACTGGGTGCGATTGCCCAGCAAATGCGAAG TGTGCAAGTATGTTGCTGTGGAGCTGAAGTCGGCTTTTGAGGAAACGGGAAAGACCAAGGAAGTGATTGGCACAGGCTACGGCATCCTGGACCGGAAAGCCTCTGGAGTCAAGTACACCAAATC GGACTTACGGTTAATTGAAGTCACTGAGACCATTTGCAAGAGGCTTCTGGACTACAGCCTGCACAAGGAGAGGACGGGCAGCAACCGGTTTGCCAAG GGTATGTCAGAGACCTTTGAGACGCTGCACAACCTAGTCCACAAAGGCGTCAAGGTGGTGATGGATATCCCCTATGAGCTGTGGAACGAGACCTCGGCCGAGGTGGCTGACCTCAAGAAGCAG TGTGACGTgctggtggaagagtttgaagaggtGATTGAGGACTGGTACAGGAACCACCAGGAGGAAGACCTGACTGAATTCCTCTGTGCCAACCACGTGCTGAAGGGCAAGGACACCA GTTGCCTGGCAGAGCGGTGGTCTGGCAAGAAGGGGGACATAGCCTCTCTGGGAGGGAAGAAATCCAAAAAGAAGCGCAGCAGGGTCAagggcggcggaggcggcggcagcaAGCAGAGGAAGGAACTGGGGAGCCTGGAGGAGGATGCCAGCCCTGAGGAGGACGAGGGTGTGCAGAAggcgtcccccctcccccacagcccccCTGACGAGCTGTGA
- the Cnpy3 gene encoding protein canopy homolog 3 isoform X2 has product MESMSELAPRCLLLPLLLLPLLLLPAPKLGPSPAGAEETDWVRLPSKCEVCKYVAVELKSAFEETGKTKEVIGTGYGILDRKASGVKYTKSDLRLIEVTETICKRLLDYSLHKERTGSNRFAKGMSETFETLHNLVHKGVKVVMDIPYELWNETSAEVADLKKQCDVLVEEFEEVIEDWYRNHQEEDLTEFLCANHVLKGKDTRLLPSWS; this is encoded by the exons ATGGAGTCCATGTCTGAGCTCGCGCCCCGCTGCCTCCTGCTTcccttgctgctgctgccgctgctgctcctTCCTGCCCCGAAGCTGGGCCCGAGCCCCGCCGGGGCGGAGGAGACCGACTGGGTGCGATTGCCCAGCAAATGCGAAG TGTGCAAGTATGTTGCTGTGGAGCTGAAGTCGGCTTTTGAGGAAACGGGAAAGACCAAGGAAGTGATTGGCACAGGCTACGGCATCCTGGACCGGAAAGCCTCTGGAGTCAAGTACACCAAATC GGACTTACGGTTAATTGAAGTCACTGAGACCATTTGCAAGAGGCTTCTGGACTACAGCCTGCACAAGGAGAGGACGGGCAGCAACCGGTTTGCCAAG GGTATGTCAGAGACCTTTGAGACGCTGCACAACCTAGTCCACAAAGGCGTCAAGGTGGTGATGGATATCCCCTATGAGCTGTGGAACGAGACCTCGGCCGAGGTGGCTGACCTCAAGAAGCAG TGTGACGTgctggtggaagagtttgaagaggtGATTGAGGACTGGTACAGGAACCACCAGGAGGAAGACCTGACTGAATTCCTCTGTGCCAACCACGTGCTGAAGGGCAAGGACACCA GACTGCTCCCGAGCTGGTCCTGA
- the Cnpy3 gene encoding protein canopy homolog 3 isoform X3, with protein MSETFETLHNLVHKGVKVVMDIPYELWNETSAEVADLKKQCDVLVEEFEEVIEDWYRNHQEEDLTEFLCANHVLKGKDTSCLAERWSGKKGDIASLGGKKSKKKRSRVKGGGGGGSKQRKELGSLEEDASPEEDEGVQKASPLPHSPPDEL; from the exons ATGTCAGAGACCTTTGAGACGCTGCACAACCTAGTCCACAAAGGCGTCAAGGTGGTGATGGATATCCCCTATGAGCTGTGGAACGAGACCTCGGCCGAGGTGGCTGACCTCAAGAAGCAG TGTGACGTgctggtggaagagtttgaagaggtGATTGAGGACTGGTACAGGAACCACCAGGAGGAAGACCTGACTGAATTCCTCTGTGCCAACCACGTGCTGAAGGGCAAGGACACCA GTTGCCTGGCAGAGCGGTGGTCTGGCAAGAAGGGGGACATAGCCTCTCTGGGAGGGAAGAAATCCAAAAAGAAGCGCAGCAGGGTCAagggcggcggaggcggcggcagcaAGCAGAGGAAGGAACTGGGGAGCCTGGAGGAGGATGCCAGCCCTGAGGAGGACGAGGGTGTGCAGAAggcgtcccccctcccccacagcccccCTGACGAGCTGTGA
- the Gnmt gene encoding glycine N-methyltransferase has protein sequence MVDSVYRTRSLGVAAEGLPDQYADGEAARVWQLYIGDTRSRTAEYKAWLLGLLRQHGCQRVLDVACGTGVDSIMLVEEGFSVTSVDASDKMLKYALKERWNRRKEPAFDKWVIEEANWLTLDKDVVSGDGFDAVICLGNSFAHLPDCKGDQSEHRLALKNIASMVRPGGLLVIDHRNYDHILSTGCAPPGKNIYYKSDLTKDITTSVLAVNNKAHMVTLDYTVQVPGAGRDGSPGFSKFRLSYYPHCLASFTELLQAAFEGRCQHSVLGDFKPYKPGQAYIPCYFIHVLKKTG, from the exons ATGGTGGACAGCGTGTACCGTACCCGCTCCCTGGGGGTGGCGGCCGAAGGGCTCCCGGACCAGTATGCGGATGGGGAGGCCGCACGTGTGTGGCAGCTGTACATCGGGGACACCCGAAGCCGTACTGCAGAGTACAAGGCGTGGTTGCTAGGGCTGCTGCGCCAGCACGGTTGCCAGCGGGTGCTGGACGTGGCATGTGGCACAGG AGTGGACTCAATTATGCTGGTGGAAGAGGGCTTCAGTGTGACAAGTGTGGACGCCAGCGACAAGATGCTGAAATATGCGCTTAAGGAGCGCTGGAACCGGAGGAAGGAGCCAGCCTTTGACAAGTGGG TCATCGAAGAAGCCAACTGGTTGACTCTGGACAAAGATGTGGTATCGGGAGATGGCTTTGATGCTGTCATCTGCCTTGGGAACAGTTTTGCTCACTTGCCAGACTGCAAAG GTGACCAGAGCGAGCACCGGCTGGCGCTGAAGAACATTGCAAGCATGGTGCGGCCCGGGGGCCTGCTGGTTATCGACCACCGCAACTACGACCACATCCTCAGCACAGGCTGTGCGCCCCCTGGGAAGAACATCTACTACAAG AGTGACCTCACTAAGGACATTACGACGTCAGTGCTGGCAGTGAACAACAAGGCCCACATGGTGACCCTGGACTACACGGTGCAGGTGCCAGGCGCTGGCAGGGACGGCTCTCCTGGCTTCAG TAAGTTCCGGCTCTCTTACTACCCACACTGTTTGGCATCTTTCACGGAGTTGCTCCAGGCGGCCTTTGAGGGCAGGTGCCAGCACAGCGTCCTGGGTGACTTCAAGCCTTACAAGCCTGGCCAGGCCTACATTCCTTGCTACTTCATCCACGTGCTCAAGAAGACAGGCTGA